A single region of the Gossypium arboreum isolate Shixiya-1 chromosome 12, ASM2569848v2, whole genome shotgun sequence genome encodes:
- the LOC108476791 gene encoding serine/threonine-protein kinase BSK1-like — protein MGCCQSSFQTETHPEKDQTQQQQEPQNLSQSSPGAVADPAVTNGVPSFSEFSLADLKAATNNFSSDNIVSESGEKAPNLVYKGRLKNRKWIAVKKFTKMAWPDPKQFAEEAWGVGKLRHKRLANLIGYCCDGDERLLVAEYMINDTLAKHLFHWENQTIEWAMRLRVAFCIAEALDYCSSEGHPLYHDLNAYRVIFDEDGDPRLSCFGLMKNSRDGKSYSTNLAYTPPEYLRNGRVTPESVIYSFGTVLLDLISGKHIPPSHALDMIRGKNVILLMDSHLEGKFSTEEATVVVGLASQCLQYEPWERPSTRDLVATLAPLQIKPDVPSYVMLGISKYEESPPTPQRALSPMGEACSRHDLTAIHQILVMNHYKDDEGSNELSFQEWTQQMRDMLEARKRGDYAFRDKDFKTAIDCYSQFIDVGTMVSSTVFARRSLCYLFCDQPDAALADAMQAQIVNPDWPTAFYMQSVALAKLDMQKDAADMLNEAAGLEEKKQRGAKGS, from the exons ATGGGTTGTTGTCAATCATCTTTTCAAACAGAGACTCACCCAGAAAAAGACCAGACCCAACAACAACAGGAGCCACAGAACCTTAGCCAATCAAGTCCGGGTGCCGTAGCCGACCCGGCTGTTACTaatggagtcccttctttctcaGAGTTCTCCTTGGCTGACCTGAAAGCGGCCACCAATAATTTCAGTTCAGATAACATCGTTTCTGAAAGTGGGGAAAAGGCTCCTAACCTTGTTTATAAAGGTCGTTTGAAGAACAGGAAATGGATTGCTGTTAAGAAGTTTACTAAGATGGCTTGGCCTGACCCCAAACAGTTTGCG GAGGAAGCTTGGGGAGTAGGGAAGTTGAGACACAAGAGGCTGGCAAATTTGATAGGATATTGCTGTGATGGAGATGAAAGGCTGCTTGTTGCTGAGTACATGATAAATGATACTCTTGCTAAGCATTTGTTTCACT GGGAAAATCAAACCATCGAGTGGGCAATGCGATTAAGAGTAGCTTTCTGCATTGCTGAGGCTTTAGATTATTGTAGTAGCGAGGGTCATCCATTATATCATGATCTAAATGCTTACCGGGTTATTTTTGATGAG GATGGTGATCCACGTCTTTCATGTTTTGGCCTGATGAAAAATAGCAGGGATGGAAAAAGTTATAGTACTAATCTTGCCTACACACCTCCAGAGTATCTTAGAAATG GGAGAGTCACCCCTGAAAGCGTTATTTACAGCTTTGGCACTGTTCTTCTTGATTTGATAAGTGGGAAGCACATCCCTCCTAGTCAT GCACTCGATATGATTCGAGGTAAAAACGTCATTCTACTCATGGATTCACATTTAGAGGGGAAATTTTCTACAGAGGAGGCAACTGTGGTTGTTGGCCTTGCCTCTCAATGTTTGCAATATGAACCCTGGGAGCGGCCCAGTACGAGGGACCTTGTCGCTACACTTGCTCCATTGCAAATCAAACCTGAT GTTCCATCTTATGTCATGCTCGGAATCTCAAAGTATGAGGAATCTCCACCAACACCACAGCGTGCACTTTCACCAATGGGTGAGGCCTGTTCACGACATGACCTCACAGCGATTCATCAAATATTGGTAATGAATCACTACAAGGATGATGAAGGGTCAAATGAG TTATCTTTCCAAGAGTGGACCCAGCAGATGAGAGATATGCTTGAGGCTAGGAAGCGAGGGGACTATGCATTCCGTGATAAAGATTTCAAAACTGCTATTGACTGCTATTCCCag TTCATAGATGTTGGAACGATGGTATCCTCCACGGTTTTTGCTCGGCGCAGTCTGTGCTATCTATTTTGTGACCAACCAGATGCTGCCCTTGCAGATGCAATGCAAGCACAGATTGTGAATCCTGATTGGCCAACAGCCTTCTACATGCAGTCAGTTGCCCTTGCCAAACTAGACATGCAAAAGGATGCCGCAGACATGCTGAATGAAGCTGCTGGACTTGAAGAAAAGAAGCAACGAGGCGCAAAGGGATCATGA